In Camarhynchus parvulus chromosome Z, STF_HiC, whole genome shotgun sequence, a genomic segment contains:
- the ACOT12 gene encoding acetyl-coenzyme A thioesterase: MAVYMCRAVLPADAGPRGELGAGPLLRWMDAAACLAAEKHAGVSCVTASMDDIQFEEAARVGQIIAIRTKVNRAFKTSMEVGIKVTVQDVLTNAEKIVSVAYATYEPKPVDGGKVELKPVQPLSAEDYLEHILAIERRRIRLGYVQVFQKVVEESNKEDPHFNTCEEKDAVSTEHTHVQSTELVLPPHANHHGNTFGGQIMAWMQTVASISASRLCHSHPILKAVNMFKFWGPSFVGDRLVFNAIVNNTFHSSVEVGVRVEAYNCEEWIQDQPRHINSAFLIFSALDDKGELLTFPKVKPTTQDGVRRYHGAVARRRILLTRKCMISAKGDKPSDAWETSNQAYLSYSNIAALTHLAGEPGWDITKTLDNVKIWTHEEGAVLSFKVEMQVKVPSQVAFSLLSDFSLRQRWDKHFLTCEVLQAVSEEEKIYYVTSGPTAGHQPRDFVILVSQRQPCQPQEPYTVAVRSVTLRAMPPRPEFCRSEILCAGFQIHSTSSSSCTVCYFNQVTSGVMHYLAANLTGSSKSIEDTALECIKFLELEDSKC; this comes from the exons ATGGCCGTGTACATGTGCCGGGCCGTGCTGCCGGCCGACGCCGGGCCCCGCGGGGAGCTGGGCGCGGGGCCGCTGCTGCGATGGATGGACGCCGCCGCCTGCCTCGCAG CTGAGAAGCATGCTGGGGTGTCCTGCGTGACAGCGTCCATGGATGACATTCAGTTTGAAGAGGCTGCCAG GGTTGGACAAATTATTGCCATCAGAACAAAGGTGAACAGAGCATTCAAAACCAGCATGGAG GTTGGCATCAAGGTGACAGTACAGGATGTTTTGACTAATGCTGAAAAGATTGTGAGTGTGGCATATGCAACATATGAGCCTAAGCCAGTTGATGGTGGAAAg GTTGAGTTAAAACCTGTACAGCCTCTGTCTGCAGAAGACTACCTGGAGCACATCCTGGCTATTGAGAGGAGAAGAATCCGCCTGGGCTATGTCCAGGTCTTTCAGAAGGTGGTGGAGGAGAGCAATAAGGAAG ATCCTCATTTCA ATACTTGTGAAGAGAAAGATGCCGTTTCAACTGAGCATACCCACGTACAGAGCACTGAGCTTGTCCTGCCTCCTCATGCAAACCACCATGGAAACACTTTTGGTGGCCAGATCATGGCCTGGATGCAGACAGTGGCAAGCATTTCAGCAAG cCGCCTCTGTCATTCACACCCCATCCTGAAGGCAGTTAACATGTTCAAATTCTGGGGGCCATCCTTTGTGGGTGACCGCCTGGTCTTCAATGCCATTGTCAACAACACTTTCCACAGCAG TGTGGAGGTTGGTGTCCGTGTGGAGGCTTACAACTGCGAGGAGTGGATCCAGGACCAGCCGCGGCACATTAACAGTGCATTCCtcattttcagtgctttggaTGACAAAGGGGAGCTGCTCACCTTCCCCAAGGTCAAGCCCACTACTCAG GATGGTGTGAGGAGGTACCACGGAGCTGTTGCCAGGAGGAGGATTCTACTCACCAG AAAATGCATGATATCTGCTAAAGGAGACAAGCCCTCTGATGCCTGGGAGACAAGCAACCAG GCATATCTGAGTTACAGCAACATAGCTGCACTGACACACCTGGCAGGAGAACCAGGGTGGGACATAACCAAGACCCTGGATAAT gtGAAAATCTGGACCCACGAGGAGGGTGCTGTGCTGTCATTCAAGGTGGAGATGCAGGTGAAGGTCCCATCCCAGGTGGCCTTCTCCCTCCTGTCCGACTTCAGCCTCCGCCAGCGCTGGGACAAACATTTCCT GACATGTGAGGTCCTGCAGGCTGTGAGTGAAGAGGAGAAGATCTACTACGTCACCTCTGGCCCCACGGCAGGCCACCAGCCCAGGGACTTTGTGATTCTGGTGTCCCAaaggcagccctgccagccaca ggagccctACACGGTGGCTGTGAGGTCGGTGACCCTCAGGGCGATGCCCCCACGCCCAGAGTTCTGCAGGAGTGAGATCCTCTGTGCTGGGTTCCAGatccacagcaccagcagcagctcctgcact GTGTGTTACTTCAATCAAGTGACATCAGGAGTTATGCATTACTTAGCTGCAAATCTTACTGGCTCATCAAAATCCATTGAAGACACTGCTTTGGAGTGTATAAAGTTCTTGGAGCTGGAAGACAGCAAGTGCTGA
- the ZCCHC9 gene encoding zinc finger CCHC domain-containing protein 9, with translation MTRWARRSAPPGARALPATPWEQLAPGAEPEPPRAARSRRRKKEYENQDVNGFAAYCGERQQQQQQEEEEEARRKDRRRESRRLRRQERKKNAMVCFHCREPGHGVADCPAVLESQDMGTGICYRCGSTEHDLSKCRAKVDPAAGPFPYAKCFICGEMGHLSRSCPDNPKGLYAEGGGCKLCGSVEHFKKDCPEKQNAEQVTVGRWTPGLSADHEDVAAAPAPQRAQPKRPKVVTF, from the exons ATGACCCGCTGGGCCCGGCGCAGCGCCCCGCCCGGGGCCCGGGCTCTGCCCGCCaccccctgggagcagctggcgCCGGGCGcggagccggagccgccgcgggCAGCccggagcaggaggaggaagaaggagtaCGAGAACCAGGACGTGAACGGGTTCGCGGCGTACTGCGGggagcggcagcagcagcagcagcaggaggaggaggaggaggcgcgGAGGAAGGACAGGCGGCgggagagcaggaggctgaggaggcaggagaggaagaagaacgCCATG GTGTGTTTCCACTGCAGAGAACCTGGCCACGGCGTGGCTGATtgtcctgcagtgctggagagcCAAGACATGGGGACGGGGATTTGCTACCGCTGCGGATCCACGGAGCACGACCTCAGCAAATGCAGAGCCAAGGTGGATCCAGCTGCTG GGCCATTTCCATATGCAAAGTGTTTCATCTGTGGTGAGATGGGACATCTGTCAAGGTCATGTCCAGATAATCCCAAGGGGTTGTATGCTGAAG GTGGGGGCTGCAAACTGTGTGGCTCTGTGGAGCACTTCAAGAAAGACTGCCCGGAGAAGCAGAACGCAG agcaggtgaCAGTCGGGCGCTGGACCCCCGGCCTGAGCGCGGACCACGAGGATGTCGCGGCCGCGCCGGCGCCGCAGAGAGCGCAGCCCAAGCGACCCAAGGTTGTCACTTTCTGA